The Carnobacterium divergens genome includes a window with the following:
- a CDS encoding GntR family transcriptional regulator: MVKYQQIAKIIRKRIQEGVYPVDSLIPDQVTLSKEFDVSRMTMKKALDILAMEGLIYRQRGAGTFVMKNALINQLDTKAEEYDGLTKQLPDKKITSKIIYFDIEFPSEKVMEQLMLKENQPVYKLIRLRYLEGQPYVLEHTYMPSDIVTGLTEDILLGSIYRYLKEDLGLVFGGAFRKIHADKASEYDIDYLECDPHDPVLEVEQVVYLQNGKPFEYSRSRHRYDKRSYTILDVNKSS; the protein is encoded by the coding sequence ATGGTTAAATACCAACAAATCGCAAAAATTATTAGAAAAAGAATTCAAGAGGGTGTTTATCCGGTAGATTCGTTGATTCCAGATCAGGTAACCTTATCAAAAGAATTTGATGTTAGTCGTATGACAATGAAAAAAGCCTTGGATATCTTAGCGATGGAAGGGTTGATTTATCGTCAAAGAGGTGCGGGGACATTTGTAATGAAAAATGCACTGATTAATCAACTTGATACAAAAGCAGAAGAATATGATGGATTAACAAAACAGTTACCAGATAAAAAAATCACAAGTAAAATTATTTACTTTGATATTGAATTTCCAAGTGAAAAAGTGATGGAACAATTGATGTTAAAGGAAAATCAACCGGTCTATAAACTAATTCGCTTGCGCTACTTAGAAGGTCAACCTTACGTTCTTGAACATACGTATATGCCGTCAGATATTGTGACAGGATTAACGGAAGATATTTTATTGGGATCGATTTATCGTTATTTAAAAGAAGATTTGGGCTTGGTTTTTGGTGGAGCGTTTAGAAAAATACATGCAGACAAGGCTTCGGAGTATGACATTGATTATTTAGAGTGTGATCCGCATGATCCGGTACTTGAAGTAGAGCAAGTTGTATACTTACAAAACGGCAAACCTTTTGAATATTCAAGAAGCCGCCATCGTTATGATAAACGTAGTTACACTATTTTAGATGTAAATAAAAGCAGCTAA
- a CDS encoding HdeD family acid-resistance protein, with protein MSTTHLNRLYLFLSSFALILVGSIILKINTSLLSIFTLLMMLALLIDSLSHFSQFLLKRKLDLKILKDSLIKIILGLSFYFFSTMSYQFLFTVFGCYTLLKGFAKLVSYRTYYKNQLVGRFTLLVSGLFLSITGILLIFSPFLSLEQILIAFGVYFILSGCGNLYLLLMSYLPNSTIDHLKRKIKITPPIFLEAFVPKRVLTETNKILKPSEVVSEKAVFSERKSDIMPDLEIYIHVTEKSFGSIGHMDLCFEGEIISYGNYDEDSYHLFDTMGDGVLLTTDKASYIPFCIKHSQKTLFGFGIQLTPQEKQDVANAIKDIKAQCYEWKSNYSLALAQDPLVDRTNYQDYASLACYQANSKLYKFNRGPFKSYFVLTTNCCLLSDSIIGPSGIDLLSMNGILTPGTYLNFLRHEFKKPNSAVISYDIYN; from the coding sequence ATGTCGACAACCCATTTAAACCGACTTTACCTATTTTTATCGAGTTTTGCCTTAATTCTCGTTGGAAGTATTATCTTAAAGATAAACACATCCTTGCTTTCTATTTTCACCTTGTTAATGATGTTGGCATTGCTAATTGATAGCCTGTCTCATTTTTCTCAATTTTTATTAAAACGCAAACTAGACCTGAAAATTTTAAAAGATAGTCTTATTAAAATTATACTCGGCTTGAGTTTTTATTTTTTTTCAACAATGTCGTATCAATTTTTATTTACTGTTTTCGGTTGTTATACGTTGTTAAAAGGCTTTGCAAAGCTAGTTAGTTATCGCACTTATTATAAAAATCAACTCGTTGGACGTTTTACGCTTTTAGTAAGCGGACTGTTTCTTTCGATTACAGGTATTTTATTAATCTTCTCACCTTTCCTATCCTTGGAACAAATTTTAATTGCTTTTGGGGTGTACTTTATTCTTTCAGGTTGTGGCAACCTTTATTTATTGCTAATGAGTTACCTTCCAAATTCAACCATCGACCACTTGAAACGTAAAATAAAAATTACGCCTCCAATCTTTTTAGAAGCTTTTGTTCCAAAACGCGTTTTAACTGAAACAAATAAAATTTTAAAACCTAGTGAAGTAGTCAGTGAAAAAGCCGTTTTTTCAGAACGAAAATCAGACATCATGCCCGACTTAGAAATTTATATTCACGTTACAGAAAAAAGTTTTGGGTCCATTGGTCATATGGATCTATGTTTTGAAGGTGAAATCATTTCTTATGGCAACTATGATGAAGATTCCTATCACTTATTTGACACTATGGGGGACGGCGTTTTATTGACAACAGACAAAGCGTCTTATATTCCATTTTGCATTAAACATAGTCAAAAAACATTGTTTGGTTTTGGTATTCAGTTAACCCCTCAGGAAAAGCAAGATGTCGCAAATGCAATTAAAGACATCAAGGCTCAATGTTATGAATGGAAATCAAATTATAGTTTAGCTCTTGCTCAAGATCCTTTGGTTGATCGAACTAACTATCAAGATTACGCTAGTCTAGCTTGTTACCAAGCAAACAGTAAACTATACAAATTCAATCGAGGGCCTTTTAAATCCTATTTTGTTCTCACAACCAATTGTTGCTTACTTTCTGATTCCATTATTGGACCATCTGGGATTGATTTGTTATCTATGAATGGCATTTTAACCCCAGGAACGTATTTAAATTTTTTACGCCATGAATTTAAAAAACCAAATAGCGCCGTCATTAGTTATGATATTTACAATTAA